A part of Planococcus sp. MB-3u-03 genomic DNA contains:
- a CDS encoding helix-turn-helix domain-containing protein, with amino-acid sequence MYYLEKAMDLYGGNVTKAAQAPGMSRQNLQYRLRKIKNAQST; translated from the coding sequence ATGTATTATTTGGAGAAAGCGATGGATCTTTACGGAGGCAATGTGACGAAAGCTGCCCAGGCACCAGGCATGAGCCGCCAGAACCTTCAATACCGTTTGCGGAAAATCAAAAACGCACAATCGACTTAA
- a CDS encoding iron-containing alcohol dehydrogenase, giving the protein MNAFSFYNPVKLIFGKGQLEALKNEVPNYGKKVLVVYGGGSIKKNGLYDEVMAKLNEMGVEIHELSGVEPNPRLSTAKRGIEICKKENIDMLLAVGGGSVIDCTKLIAAGAKYDGDAWDFVTRKATPEEVLPFGTVLTLAATGSEMNAGSVITNEETEEKYGWGSPLTFPKFSILDPSYTKSVPRDHTVYGVVDMMSHMFEQYYHNATNTPVQDQMIEGVLRAVIDTAPKLMEDLESYEHRETILFAGTMGLNNFLQMGYNGDWASHNIEHAVSAIYDIPHAGGLAILFPQWMRHNVPVNPSRFAQMAVRVFGVDAANKSEEEIANEGIDRLVEFWTSIGAPSSLKDYDIDDSRFSDIVDKTLVYGEFGNFNKLNGEDVEKILQASL; this is encoded by the coding sequence ATGAACGCATTTTCTTTCTATAACCCAGTCAAATTGATTTTTGGCAAAGGGCAATTGGAAGCATTGAAAAACGAAGTGCCGAATTATGGCAAAAAAGTATTGGTCGTATACGGCGGAGGCAGCATCAAGAAAAACGGCCTTTACGATGAAGTTATGGCCAAGCTAAATGAAATGGGCGTCGAAATCCATGAACTTTCTGGTGTAGAGCCAAACCCGCGCCTCTCAACAGCAAAACGCGGAATTGAAATTTGCAAAAAAGAGAACATCGATATGCTGCTAGCAGTCGGCGGCGGTTCTGTCATCGATTGCACAAAACTTATTGCGGCCGGAGCTAAATACGATGGCGACGCATGGGATTTTGTCACACGCAAAGCGACACCTGAAGAAGTATTGCCTTTTGGCACAGTCTTGACTTTGGCAGCAACAGGCTCTGAAATGAACGCCGGTTCTGTTATCACGAATGAAGAAACAGAAGAAAAATACGGCTGGGGCAGCCCGCTGACATTCCCGAAATTCTCTATTTTGGACCCGAGCTACACGAAATCCGTGCCGCGCGACCATACAGTCTATGGGGTAGTGGATATGATGTCGCATATGTTCGAGCAGTATTACCATAATGCAACGAACACGCCAGTACAAGACCAGATGATCGAAGGCGTGTTGCGTGCTGTGATCGATACAGCTCCGAAACTCATGGAAGACCTTGAAAGCTATGAGCACCGTGAAACCATTCTATTTGCCGGAACGATGGGGCTTAACAACTTCCTACAGATGGGCTATAACGGAGACTGGGCATCCCATAATATCGAGCATGCGGTCTCTGCGATTTATGACATTCCACATGCAGGCGGCTTGGCAATTTTGTTCCCTCAATGGATGCGCCATAACGTGCCGGTCAACCCGTCACGATTCGCACAAATGGCTGTCCGTGTATTCGGCGTCGACGCTGCAAACAAATCCGAGGAAGAAATCGCAAACGAAGGAATCGACCGTCTCGTAGAGTTCTGGACATCGATTGGGGCTCCAAGCAGCCTGAAAGATTACGATATCGATGATTCCCGTTTCTCAGACATCGTCGACAAAACACTCGTCTACGGCGAATTCGGTAACTTCAATAAATTGAACGGGGAAGATGTAGAGAAAATCCTACAAGCTTCGCTATAA
- a CDS encoding MgtC/SapB family protein, protein MEFFSALEISSFETFMKLTIAAVLSLVIGLERELKRKPVGLKTSMVIATFSCLLTIISIESAYIAESSSNEGVNITMDPLRLAAQIVSGIGFLGAGVILKRGNDSISGLTTAAMIWGSGGIGIAVAAGFYIEALTAVLLVLIGIEVIPPLLFRFGPKRLRQTEAKLTVYVSGEEAISEVLEELKHSGMTIEDLSILHPEQQNGTLYYKLSIRMSYAQGKETIDLYKEISSISSVKQVDIEMIN, encoded by the coding sequence TTGGAATTTTTCAGCGCGCTCGAAATCTCCTCATTCGAGACATTCATGAAATTAACGATTGCCGCCGTTTTAAGTTTAGTTATAGGGTTGGAAAGGGAATTAAAGAGGAAGCCTGTTGGTTTGAAGACAAGTATGGTCATTGCCACATTCAGCTGTTTATTGACCATTATTTCAATTGAGTCTGCTTATATTGCAGAATCGAGCAGCAATGAAGGTGTAAATATCACAATGGATCCGCTCCGGCTTGCAGCACAAATTGTTTCAGGGATTGGATTCTTAGGCGCCGGGGTTATCTTGAAACGAGGGAATGATTCCATATCGGGATTAACGACGGCAGCGATGATTTGGGGATCTGGCGGAATTGGCATTGCTGTCGCTGCTGGCTTTTACATTGAAGCATTGACCGCTGTCTTGTTAGTGCTCATTGGAATTGAGGTGATACCTCCTCTCCTCTTCCGTTTTGGCCCTAAACGACTGAGACAGACAGAAGCGAAACTGACTGTGTATGTTTCGGGAGAGGAGGCTATAAGCGAAGTATTGGAAGAGCTTAAACACAGTGGCATGACTATTGAAGACTTGTCGATTCTTCATCCGGAACAGCAAAATGGAACTTTGTACTACAAACTTTCGATCCGCATGTCCTACGCACAGGGAAAAGAAACCATCGACCTGTATAAGGAGATTTCTTCTATTAGTAGCGTGAAGCAAGTGGATATCGAAATGATTAACTAA
- a CDS encoding cation diffusion facilitator family transporter, translating into MGEFFGLLKGGNKPSLYAALINTFIAIMKGVAFTFTGNVAMFAETMHSIGDAANQYFVFIGSALSKKAPTKRFPNGFGRLLNLVLLAAVLIVGIMAYETIREGWHQMTHPIEADGFIISVVVLSIAILLELFVMYKAGKEVLHEAGVKGGALAPLTTSFGHLNRAKPATKLVFLEDLVATAGGILALIAVLIAHYTGFLQIEGAASIAIGFMMFYVVTKIFLDNARGVIGETDEQMVNHIAHLLSNRPSVKDIRELEVVKEGEFLHVETLVEVDPNLTVKEADELQNRLAELILSQPSVDDVIVSLDADDGEKHWVHVSKRPDSLKKPE; encoded by the coding sequence TTGGGAGAATTTTTTGGATTGCTAAAGGGAGGAAATAAACCTTCACTTTACGCAGCACTCATTAATACGTTTATTGCTATCATGAAAGGCGTCGCCTTTACTTTTACCGGAAATGTTGCCATGTTCGCTGAAACGATGCACTCTATCGGTGACGCGGCGAACCAATATTTTGTTTTCATTGGATCTGCATTATCGAAAAAAGCCCCGACTAAGCGTTTTCCAAATGGTTTTGGCCGCCTGTTGAATTTAGTTTTGCTTGCAGCAGTTCTAATAGTTGGGATCATGGCTTATGAAACTATTCGTGAGGGCTGGCATCAGATGACCCACCCGATCGAAGCAGATGGCTTTATTATCAGTGTTGTTGTATTATCAATCGCTATTTTACTTGAATTATTCGTAATGTATAAAGCCGGAAAAGAAGTATTGCATGAAGCTGGCGTAAAAGGCGGCGCTCTTGCCCCGCTAACTACGAGCTTTGGGCATTTGAATCGCGCTAAACCGGCAACGAAACTCGTGTTTTTGGAAGATTTGGTTGCTACGGCTGGCGGAATTTTAGCTTTGATCGCCGTTCTAATCGCACACTATACTGGATTCCTGCAAATTGAAGGCGCAGCATCCATCGCAATCGGCTTTATGATGTTCTACGTCGTGACGAAAATTTTCTTGGATAATGCACGTGGTGTCATTGGAGAAACGGATGAACAAATGGTTAACCATATTGCACATCTCCTTTCCAATCGACCTTCCGTCAAAGACATCCGTGAACTGGAAGTAGTCAAAGAGGGTGAATTTCTTCACGTTGAAACCTTAGTGGAGGTTGACCCTAACCTGACCGTCAAAGAAGCGGACGAGTTGCAGAACCGTTTGGCTGAACTTATTTTGAGCCAGCCTAGCGTAGATGATGTAATCGTCTCACTCGATGCAGACGATGGTGAAAAACACTGGGTACACGTTAGTAAGCGTCCTGATTCATTGAAGAAACCCGAATAA
- the pruA gene encoding L-glutamate gamma-semialdehyde dehydrogenase encodes MIPYKHEPFTDFSIEENRNAYLEGLKTVEGYLGQDYPLIIGGERVTTEDKIVSFNPADKEEIVGRVSKSNKELAEKAMQEADAAFKTWKKVKPEVRADVLFRAAAIIRRRKHEFSALLTKEAGKPWNEADADTAEAIDFLEYYGRQMLRLKDGMPMESRPGEYNRYDYIPLGVGVVISPWNFAFAIMAGTTVAAMVAGNTVLLKPASTTPVVAYKFIEVLEEAGMPKGVVNYIPGPGSEVGDYLVDHPNTRFISFTGSKEVGLRIAERSSKVNEGQIWMKRLIAEMGGKNTMVVDNNADLELAAQSIVKSAFGFSGQKCSAGSRAVIVEDVYDEVLERVVELTNELTIGNTVDQSNFMGPVIDGNSFKKIMDYIEIGKGEGRLVAGGDGDDSTGFFVNPTVFADLDPQARIMQEEIFGPVVGLMKAKDFKEAIDIANNTEYGLTGGVITNNREHLEYAREEFHVGNLYFNRGCTGAIVGYQSFGGFNMSGTDSKAGGPDYLVLHMQAQTTSEMF; translated from the coding sequence ATGATTCCCTACAAACATGAACCATTTACAGACTTCTCGATCGAAGAGAATCGCAATGCATACTTGGAAGGCCTGAAAACGGTTGAAGGATACCTCGGCCAGGATTACCCGTTGATCATCGGCGGAGAACGCGTAACGACTGAAGACAAAATCGTTTCATTCAATCCGGCGGATAAAGAAGAAATCGTTGGGCGCGTCTCCAAATCAAATAAAGAACTCGCAGAAAAAGCGATGCAAGAAGCGGATGCTGCATTCAAAACATGGAAAAAAGTGAAACCTGAAGTACGTGCAGATGTCTTGTTCAGAGCAGCTGCAATCATTCGCCGCCGCAAGCACGAATTCTCGGCGCTACTCACAAAAGAAGCAGGCAAGCCTTGGAATGAAGCGGATGCAGATACTGCAGAAGCGATCGATTTCCTAGAATACTACGGCCGCCAAATGCTGCGCCTCAAAGACGGTATGCCAATGGAAAGCCGTCCAGGCGAATATAACCGTTACGACTATATTCCACTCGGCGTAGGTGTTGTCATCTCTCCATGGAACTTCGCATTCGCAATCATGGCGGGTACGACAGTTGCAGCGATGGTAGCAGGCAATACGGTTCTCTTGAAGCCAGCTTCAACAACTCCGGTTGTCGCTTATAAATTCATCGAAGTATTGGAAGAAGCAGGCATGCCTAAAGGCGTCGTCAACTATATTCCAGGACCGGGATCTGAAGTCGGCGACTATTTGGTCGACCACCCGAACACTCGCTTCATTTCATTCACAGGTTCAAAAGAAGTCGGCTTGCGCATCGCAGAACGTTCTTCTAAAGTGAATGAAGGCCAAATCTGGATGAAACGCTTGATCGCTGAAATGGGCGGTAAGAACACGATGGTCGTTGACAACAATGCAGACCTCGAGCTTGCTGCACAATCCATTGTCAAATCTGCTTTCGGCTTCAGCGGCCAGAAATGTTCTGCAGGATCACGTGCTGTCATCGTAGAAGATGTCTACGACGAAGTACTTGAGCGTGTTGTGGAATTGACGAATGAACTCACGATCGGCAACACGGTTGACCAATCGAACTTCATGGGGCCTGTCATCGACGGAAACTCATTCAAGAAAATCATGGATTATATCGAAATCGGCAAAGGCGAAGGCCGCCTAGTTGCGGGTGGAGACGGAGACGATTCAACAGGATTCTTCGTTAACCCAACAGTCTTCGCGGACTTGGATCCACAAGCCCGCATCATGCAGGAAGAAATCTTCGGGCCGGTTGTCGGATTGATGAAAGCAAAAGACTTCAAAGAAGCGATTGACATCGCCAACAACACAGAATACGGCTTGACTGGCGGCGTGATCACCAACAACCGCGAACACCTCGAGTATGCACGTGAAGAATTCCATGTCGGTAACTTGTACTTTAACCGCGGCTGCACAGGCGCAATCGTAGGTTATCAGTCATTCGGCGGGTTCAACATGTCCGGTACCGACTCAAAAGCAGGCGGGCCAGATTACTTGGTTCTTCATATGCAAGCACAAACAACTTCTGAGATGTTTTGA
- a CDS encoding ornithine--oxo-acid transaminase — translation MTQTQSIIEKTEQYGAKNYHPLPIVISKAEGVWVTDPEGNKFMDMLSAYSAVNQGHRHPKIIQALKDQADRVTLTSRAFHNDQLAPWYEMICKISGKEMALPMNTGAEAVETAIKAARRWAYDVKGVEENKVEIIACEGNFHGRTMTAVSLSSDPEYRRGFGPMLPGINIVPFGDLEALKNAITPNTAAFLIEPIQGEAGIIMPPKGFLKAARELCRENNVLFIADEIQCGLARTGKMFACEWEDVDPDMYILGKALGGGVFPISCVVADNEVLGVFNPGSHGSTFGGNPLACAVSIASMQVIQDENLTERSQELGTYFMDELKKLDHPVIKEVRGRGLFIGMELTEAARPYCEQLKELGLLCKETHDTVIRFAPPLIITKEELDWALERIHQVFTK, via the coding sequence ATGACACAAACACAGTCAATCATTGAAAAAACAGAGCAGTACGGGGCAAAGAACTACCATCCACTACCGATCGTCATCTCGAAAGCGGAAGGCGTATGGGTAACGGATCCGGAAGGCAATAAATTCATGGACATGCTCTCTGCTTATTCAGCAGTGAACCAAGGCCACCGCCATCCGAAAATCATCCAGGCTTTGAAAGACCAAGCCGACCGGGTGACTCTTACGTCGCGCGCTTTCCATAACGACCAATTGGCGCCGTGGTATGAAATGATCTGTAAGATTTCTGGCAAAGAAATGGCCTTGCCGATGAACACGGGAGCGGAAGCTGTGGAAACAGCCATCAAAGCTGCACGCCGCTGGGCATACGACGTTAAAGGCGTTGAAGAGAACAAGGTAGAAATCATTGCATGCGAAGGCAACTTCCATGGCCGTACGATGACTGCCGTCTCACTTTCATCTGACCCTGAATACCGCAGAGGCTTCGGCCCGATGCTTCCTGGCATCAACATCGTGCCGTTTGGCGATTTGGAAGCATTGAAAAATGCCATTACGCCAAACACTGCAGCCTTCCTCATCGAGCCGATCCAAGGCGAAGCTGGAATCATCATGCCGCCAAAAGGCTTCTTGAAAGCAGCACGCGAACTTTGCCGCGAAAACAATGTCTTGTTCATCGCTGACGAAATCCAGTGCGGCCTTGCACGTACCGGCAAAATGTTCGCTTGCGAATGGGAAGATGTAGATCCGGATATGTACATTCTCGGGAAAGCACTTGGAGGCGGAGTATTCCCGATCTCTTGTGTCGTCGCAGACAATGAAGTGCTTGGCGTATTCAATCCGGGTTCACACGGCTCCACTTTCGGTGGCAATCCGTTAGCATGCGCCGTATCCATCGCTTCCATGCAAGTCATCCAAGATGAAAACCTTACGGAACGCTCGCAGGAGCTCGGCACTTACTTCATGGATGAACTGAAAAAACTCGACCATCCTGTAATCAAAGAAGTCCGCGGACGCGGCTTATTTATCGGAATGGAATTGACTGAAGCTGCGCGCCCTTACTGCGAACAGCTGAAAGAACTCGGGCTTTTGTGCAAAGAAACGCATGATACAGTCATCCGTTTTGCACCGCCATTGATCATCACGAAAGAAGAGCTAGACTGGGCACTAGAGCGCATTCACCAAGTGTTCACAAAATAA
- a CDS encoding 1,4-dihydroxy-2-naphthoate polyprenyltransferase gives MTHSIQADSGWRVWWQLTRPHTLTASFAPVFLGTMIAIHYTALNWALFLAMLIASLLIQAATNMFNEYYDYARGLDTEESVGIGGAIVRNGVSPKTVLVLAFLLYAISAVLGLYIAASTSWWLLAVGGIGMLVGYFYTGGPYPIAYTPLGELFSGLFMGFLIVIVAFYIQTETITSTAVMLAVPSTLLVAAIMMANNIRDMVGDKKSGRRTLAILAGRPAAVTIFMWFFILSYAWIILLVILGIVTPWALLVLLSVIKPLKVIMAFKRFTEPLQVMPAMKDTGITNTLFNFLLAIGLLVDYFLS, from the coding sequence ATGACACATTCCATACAAGCTGATAGTGGATGGCGCGTCTGGTGGCAGCTCACCCGGCCCCATACTTTAACGGCATCTTTTGCCCCAGTATTCCTAGGGACAATGATTGCAATCCATTATACCGCTTTAAATTGGGCGCTGTTCTTAGCCATGCTGATCGCAAGCCTACTGATTCAAGCAGCAACCAATATGTTCAATGAATACTATGATTACGCGAGAGGGCTCGATACTGAAGAATCCGTTGGCATTGGAGGCGCTATCGTCCGGAATGGTGTTTCACCGAAAACCGTTCTCGTTCTGGCATTCCTGCTTTACGCTATCTCTGCTGTATTAGGACTTTATATTGCAGCTTCCACCAGTTGGTGGCTATTGGCAGTTGGTGGCATTGGTATGCTAGTCGGTTATTTTTACACCGGTGGGCCATACCCGATCGCATACACGCCATTAGGTGAATTGTTTTCAGGATTGTTCATGGGCTTCCTTATAGTGATCGTAGCTTTTTATATCCAAACAGAAACAATTACCTCTACCGCTGTTATGTTAGCTGTACCCAGCACATTACTCGTAGCCGCAATTATGATGGCCAATAACATCCGCGACATGGTCGGAGATAAAAAAAGCGGTCGGCGCACTTTGGCTATATTGGCTGGCAGACCGGCTGCAGTTACCATCTTCATGTGGTTCTTTATCTTATCTTATGCTTGGATTATTTTATTGGTGATCCTTGGCATCGTTACACCTTGGGCTTTATTGGTGCTATTGAGTGTTATTAAGCCACTTAAGGTAATTATGGCTTTTAAGCGCTTCACTGAACCATTGCAAGTAATGCCTGCCATGAAGGATACAGGCATCACGAATACTTTATTCAACTTCCTGTTGGCAATCGGTCTACTAGTAGATTATTTTTTATCTTAA
- a CDS encoding DMT family transporter, whose amino-acid sequence MEKPTIHPYIPILVGVISVAMSAIFVKMTTADAGVTAFYRMLFSILLMSPVFLYSYLPEIKKLNRRDWVFSAIAGIFLAFHFILWFESLNYTSVASSTVLVTLQPLFAFAGTYFFFKERLSAKTLISGAVAITGSIVIAYGDFQVSGSALFGDILALIACALITAYLLFGQDVRKRLSLVTYTFIVYGFSTVTLFFYIIAKGESFGPYPKEEWMWFLLLALIPNLLGHTLFNWAVKWVSTNVISIAILFEPVGAAILAYFILGELVSKSQIIGGSIVIAGLLLFVTDYRRIRKIFFRKSA is encoded by the coding sequence ATGGAAAAACCAACGATTCATCCTTATATACCCATTCTGGTCGGAGTTATCTCAGTTGCGATGTCTGCAATCTTTGTGAAGATGACCACAGCTGATGCGGGCGTCACTGCCTTTTACCGGATGTTATTTTCTATTCTATTAATGTCCCCGGTATTCCTCTATAGCTATCTGCCCGAAATAAAGAAACTAAATAGAAGAGACTGGGTATTCTCGGCAATCGCCGGCATCTTCTTGGCTTTCCATTTTATACTCTGGTTTGAATCGCTTAACTACACTTCTGTAGCGAGCTCTACTGTTCTGGTAACATTGCAGCCTCTTTTTGCATTTGCCGGCACATACTTTTTCTTTAAAGAGCGCCTCTCTGCAAAAACCCTAATCTCTGGGGCGGTTGCAATCACAGGGAGTATTGTAATTGCATATGGAGACTTTCAGGTAAGTGGAAGTGCTTTGTTTGGTGACATATTGGCGCTCATTGCATGTGCGTTGATCACTGCATATTTATTATTCGGTCAAGATGTCCGGAAACGATTATCTTTAGTGACCTATACGTTTATTGTGTATGGTTTTAGTACCGTAACGCTATTTTTCTATATTATTGCTAAAGGAGAGTCGTTTGGTCCTTATCCTAAGGAAGAGTGGATGTGGTTTCTTCTATTAGCTCTTATTCCGAATCTTCTTGGACACACTTTATTTAATTGGGCAGTAAAGTGGGTGAGCACAAACGTAATTTCGATCGCTATTCTATTTGAGCCAGTAGGGGCGGCAATATTGGCGTATTTTATACTTGGAGAACTGGTTAGCAAATCACAAATTATTGGTGGAAGCATTGTGATTGCAGGGCTGTTATTGTTTGTTACTGATTATAGAAGAATTAGAAAAATCTTTTTTCGAAAAAGTGCTTGA
- a CDS encoding sigma 54-interacting transcriptional regulator, producing the protein MNEQQIDLAPFYKFAGDHVAVGIHAIDSKGKTILYNRKMREIEGFDFQELTDRSLLEMFRFDQTQSTLLQVLTSGTPILNIKQTYWNRKGQEITTINDSYPVFEDEVLIGAIELARDVTTLERVIYQPLKKYEEPITFASLTAVSASMKNIIARAEKAAAAKLPVLLVGESGTGKELLAEAIHSAHASELPMHILYCHGTDSRLIDELDKEIDRMQHGTIYCERIDLLPRALQVQLLEVVERHAAGDCYFVASVGDDPVELISSNTLVKDLYYFFSAMTIKVEPLRRRKEDILPFVDDYFSRHRMKVGSVIRSLSDEVEKLFLSYDWPGNLKELELLLMKSHHSSRHRKS; encoded by the coding sequence ATGAACGAACAGCAAATAGACTTGGCCCCTTTTTATAAATTCGCTGGAGATCACGTGGCTGTAGGGATACACGCCATCGACAGCAAAGGGAAAACCATTTTGTACAATCGCAAGATGCGGGAAATCGAAGGCTTCGATTTTCAGGAATTAACGGACCGGTCGCTCTTGGAGATGTTCCGTTTCGACCAAACGCAGAGCACATTGCTTCAAGTGCTGACGAGCGGAACCCCCATATTGAACATCAAGCAAACCTATTGGAACCGCAAAGGGCAAGAAATCACCACCATCAATGACAGTTACCCTGTCTTTGAAGACGAAGTGCTGATTGGAGCGATTGAGCTGGCACGAGATGTCACAACCTTGGAGCGCGTCATCTATCAACCGCTGAAGAAATACGAGGAACCGATTACCTTCGCCAGCCTGACTGCCGTATCCGCGAGCATGAAAAACATCATTGCCCGTGCAGAAAAAGCTGCCGCCGCCAAACTGCCGGTGTTATTGGTCGGCGAATCCGGAACGGGCAAAGAGTTGCTTGCAGAAGCCATCCATTCCGCCCATGCTTCTGAGCTTCCAATGCATATTCTGTATTGCCATGGGACCGATAGCCGGTTGATCGATGAGTTGGATAAGGAAATCGATCGCATGCAGCACGGCACGATTTATTGTGAGCGCATCGACTTGTTGCCGCGCGCCTTGCAAGTGCAGCTCCTAGAAGTAGTCGAACGGCATGCAGCGGGTGATTGTTATTTCGTTGCGAGTGTTGGCGATGATCCGGTCGAATTGATTTCTTCCAATACATTGGTGAAAGACCTGTATTATTTCTTCTCGGCGATGACCATCAAGGTGGAGCCGCTGCGCCGCAGGAAAGAAGACATTTTGCCGTTTGTCGATGATTATTTCTCCCGGCACCGGATGAAAGTCGGGTCGGTCATCCGTTCCTTGTCGGATGAAGTGGAGAAATTATTCCTCAGCTACGACTGGCCGGGAAACCTAAAGGAGCTTGAATTGCTGTTGATGAAATCACATCACTCGTCACGACACAGGAAATCGTGA
- a CDS encoding Glu/Leu/Phe/Val family dehydrogenase, translating into MAENLNLLTSTQDVIKIALDKLGYEDSMYELLKEPMRILEVRIPIRMDDGKTKVFTGFRAQHNDAVGPTKGGVRFHPDVNRDEVIALSMWMTLKCGIVDLPYGGGKGGIICDPREMSMHEIEKLSRGYVRAISQIVGPNKDIPAPDVFTNSQIMAWMFDEYSKIDEFNSPGFITGKPIVLGGSQGRDKATAQGVTIVINEAAKKRGLDMKGARVVIQGFGNAGSFLAKFLHDAGAKVVGISDAYGALHDPAGLDIDYLLDRRDSFGTVTTLFDNTITNKELFEIDCDILVPAAIANQITEENAHDIKASIVVEAANGPTTAEATKILTDRGILLVPDVLASSGGVTVSYFEWVQNNQGYYWTQEEVDEKLEKKLVEAFENVYNVATNRNIDMRLAAYMVGARRTAEASRFRGWV; encoded by the coding sequence ATGGCTGAAAACTTGAACTTGTTGACGTCAACGCAGGATGTCATTAAAATTGCATTGGATAAACTTGGATACGAAGATTCGATGTATGAACTTCTGAAGGAACCGATGCGGATCTTGGAAGTGCGTATCCCGATCCGGATGGACGATGGGAAAACCAAAGTGTTCACGGGATTCCGTGCGCAGCATAACGACGCTGTCGGCCCAACTAAGGGGGGAGTCCGCTTCCACCCTGATGTGAACCGCGACGAGGTTATCGCGCTTTCCATGTGGATGACATTGAAATGCGGAATCGTGGACTTGCCATACGGCGGCGGTAAAGGCGGCATCATTTGCGACCCGCGCGAAATGTCCATGCACGAAATCGAAAAGCTGAGCCGTGGCTATGTGCGCGCCATCAGCCAGATTGTCGGGCCGAACAAGGACATCCCAGCGCCGGATGTTTTCACAAACTCGCAAATCATGGCCTGGATGTTCGACGAATACAGCAAGATTGACGAATTCAACTCACCAGGATTCATTACAGGTAAGCCGATTGTGCTGGGCGGTTCACAAGGCCGTGACAAAGCAACTGCACAAGGCGTCACGATCGTGATCAATGAAGCGGCGAAAAAACGCGGACTTGACATGAAAGGCGCACGCGTCGTTATTCAAGGATTTGGTAACGCTGGCAGTTTCTTGGCGAAATTCCTTCACGATGCAGGAGCCAAAGTTGTCGGCATTTCCGATGCTTACGGTGCACTGCACGATCCAGCAGGTTTGGATATCGATTATCTTCTCGACCGTCGCGACAGCTTCGGGACCGTCACAACGCTTTTCGACAATACCATCACCAATAAAGAATTGTTCGAAATCGACTGTGATATCCTGGTACCGGCAGCAATCGCCAACCAGATCACAGAAGAAAACGCACACGATATCAAAGCTTCTATCGTAGTCGAAGCTGCAAACGGGCCAACAACGGCTGAAGCAACAAAGATTTTGACGGATCGCGGAATCTTGCTTGTGCCTGATGTGCTTGCAAGTTCCGGCGGTGTAACAGTTTCTTACTTTGAATGGGTGCAGAATAACCAAGGTTATTACTGGACGCAGGAAGAAGTCGACGAGAAGCTCGAGAAGAAATTGGTGGAAGCTTTTGAGAACGTATACAATGTAGCCACCAACCGGAATATCGACATGCGCCTTGCCGCGTATATGGTCGGTGCAAGGAGAACTGCAGAAGCTTCACGCTTCCGTGGATGGGTATAA